Proteins from a single region of Runella sp. SP2:
- a CDS encoding RagB/SusD family nutrient uptake outer membrane protein → MNTSIKSFVLAGSVMLLSAACANRLDVQPTQSIDESTALATEQDVNVTLVGAYDGMSSINVYGGAFQYTGDLLGDDREVIFGGTFTTLDELWRKTITPGNAQTTLTWNNSYAAINRANNVLSALDKVSTANRGPVEAQARFIRAAIYFELVRLYAKAWGDGDNAANLGVPLVLNPTRSVTDEDYKARNSVAEVYAQIIDDLTKSEQLAKYPPAIALLARVYLMQGNNASARDAANRVIASGLFELETDFANAFVDDNAESIFSIVVTDQDGANDMNTYYASALNQGRGDIRVQTKHLALYEAGDVRGKFFDTSNNGTRTFTSKFNDRFGDVPVLRLAEMYLIRAETNFRLGTTVGATPLADINMIRARAGLAPLESLTLAAILKERKLELAFEGQQIHDIKRTKGTVGTTVFSANNLVLPIPQREIDTNKKLVQNPGY, encoded by the coding sequence ATGAATACATCCATTAAATCTTTTGTACTTGCAGGCTCAGTAATGCTCTTGAGCGCTGCCTGTGCCAACCGACTCGATGTACAGCCGACTCAAAGTATCGACGAATCGACGGCCTTGGCAACCGAACAAGACGTAAACGTAACCCTCGTTGGGGCGTACGACGGAATGAGTAGCATAAATGTGTATGGTGGCGCATTCCAATATACGGGCGACCTTCTTGGTGATGACCGCGAAGTGATTTTCGGTGGAACATTTACTACTTTAGACGAGCTTTGGCGTAAAACAATTACCCCTGGAAACGCCCAGACTACGCTCACTTGGAACAACTCGTATGCTGCGATTAACCGTGCCAATAACGTGTTGAGTGCCCTCGACAAAGTAAGCACTGCTAACCGAGGTCCCGTTGAAGCGCAAGCTCGTTTCATTCGGGCGGCGATTTATTTTGAACTCGTACGCTTGTATGCAAAAGCTTGGGGTGACGGCGATAATGCGGCCAATTTAGGCGTACCGTTGGTATTGAACCCTACTCGTTCGGTGACTGACGAAGATTACAAAGCGCGTAACAGCGTCGCAGAAGTGTATGCCCAAATCATTGACGATTTGACAAAGTCGGAGCAATTGGCCAAATACCCGCCTGCTATTGCCCTTTTGGCACGGGTCTATTTGATGCAAGGGAACAATGCCTCTGCGCGTGATGCGGCCAACCGCGTTATTGCATCTGGGTTATTTGAACTTGAAACTGATTTTGCCAATGCCTTTGTTGACGACAATGCCGAGAGCATTTTCAGCATCGTAGTAACCGATCAGGATGGTGCTAACGACATGAATACGTATTATGCTTCTGCTTTGAACCAAGGGCGTGGCGATATTCGTGTTCAAACAAAACACTTGGCATTGTACGAAGCAGGTGATGTGCGTGGGAAGTTTTTTGACACTAGTAACAACGGAACGCGTACTTTTACTAGCAAATTCAACGACCGTTTTGGCGATGTACCCGTGCTTCGTTTAGCAGAAATGTACCTTATCCGTGCAGAAACAAATTTCCGCTTAGGAACGACTGTAGGAGCAACGCCTTTGGCAGATATCAACATGATCCGTGCTCGCGCAGGTTTGGCACCACTTGAGTCACTTACTCTAGCCGCTATCCTGAAAGAACGTAAATTGGAATTAGCGTTTGAAGGTCAACAAATTCACGACATCAAGCGTACCAAAGGAACGGTAGGAACAACGGTTTTTAGTGCCAATAACTTGGTTCTTCCGATTCCACAACGTGAAATAGATACCAACAAAAAATTAGTGCAAAACCCAGGTTATTAA
- the dapA gene encoding 4-hydroxy-tetrahydrodipicolinate synthase, translating to MDTRFLGVGVALVTPFDTNHDIDYTALKKLIDFVSEGGVNYLVVQGTTGETSTTTAQEKLDLLKFVQDNNSKKLPIVYGLGGNNTRAVLETLKQTDLSGVDVILSVCPYYNKPSQRGLIAHFTAIADASPVPVLLYNVPGRTVVNMKIETIVELAKHPNIIGIKDACANFDQYMELAKLCPSDFLLISGDDNHVSPMISIGWKGVISVIANAFPKEFTEMTWHALENRPDEAAAIQYRFLDMDGPLYAESNPVGIKKCLEIKGICSSEVRLPLVKASDELGVQLTAIMTREGLL from the coding sequence ATGGATACCCGATTTTTAGGAGTGGGCGTGGCTTTAGTTACCCCCTTCGACACCAACCACGATATTGATTACACGGCGCTCAAAAAACTCATTGATTTTGTAAGCGAAGGCGGTGTAAATTACCTTGTTGTTCAAGGTACAACGGGCGAAACCTCCACCACTACTGCTCAGGAGAAGCTCGATTTGTTGAAGTTTGTTCAAGACAATAATTCCAAAAAACTCCCAATTGTATATGGTTTAGGTGGCAACAACACCCGTGCTGTGCTGGAAACGTTGAAACAAACCGACCTTTCGGGTGTAGATGTTATTTTGTCGGTATGTCCTTACTACAACAAGCCTTCACAGCGTGGTTTGATTGCTCACTTTACGGCCATTGCCGACGCGAGTCCTGTGCCTGTGTTGTTGTATAACGTACCAGGACGTACGGTGGTAAACATGAAAATAGAAACCATTGTAGAACTTGCCAAACATCCTAATATCATTGGTATCAAAGATGCGTGTGCCAATTTTGACCAATACATGGAATTGGCTAAACTGTGCCCAAGCGACTTTTTGCTGATTTCGGGAGATGATAACCACGTTTCACCCATGATTAGTATTGGTTGGAAAGGGGTTATTTCGGTGATTGCCAACGCTTTCCCGAAAGAATTTACCGAAATGACGTGGCACGCCCTCGAAAATCGCCCCGACGAAGCCGCCGCAATTCAGTATCGTTTCTTGGATATGGACGGCCCGTTGTATGCAGAATCAAATCCTGTAGGCATCAAAAAGTGCCTCGAAATCAAAGGTATATGCAGCAGCGAAGTGCGTTTACCCCTGGTGAAAGCTTCGGATGAACTTGGTGTACAACTTACGGCTATTATGACCCGCGAAGGGTTGTTGTAG
- a CDS encoding M14 family metallopeptidase gives MRKPLLYLAGLLLSLQSLAQLQSPTQFFGFAPGEQMVPTHRLYQYATHVSQQVPAKVKLMSYGQTFEKRPLMMVVVSSEENIKNLDQIRTDNLKSIGLMSGQPTSKTRPAIVWMSYNVHGNEVTNSAAFPKVLHELLAGGAVADKILKNTVVILAPCLNPDGHDRYVNWYNQKVGVTANANTSAWEHGEPWPGGRWNHYLFDPNRDWAWQTQEIMQQLVAAFQQWMPQVHGDFHEMGPNSPYYFAPSAKPYHEDITPWQREMQDVVGTYNKRYFDRNNWLYYTRERFDLFYPSYGDTWPTYNGAIAMTYEQGGGGIAGLAYERPDEGDTLRLTHRVAHVSAASIATMEAIADRSGKVVEEFVKFYDRNQNSPIGIYKSYVVKTAGDEGRVKALKTLLDKNQIRYGYANDSRALTGYNYLTQKDEPFKTEAGDLVISAYQPKSNLLKILFEIKPMLEDSITYDITSWCVPLAYGAKTYGVKERLTPNPQAPASSPQPAISGKPYAYIVSWKSAEDAKFLAAISKQKVRVRAAEKTFDMGGKTYAAGTLIITRAGNEGLGDSFDKIVQAEAANFGVALSATESGAASKGSDFGSDYVYNLKTTPRVGLLAGEGTTATNVGEIWHFFDQELSYPLTLIDPNSRFGAGIPFAKLDVLIVPSGFGSLIRESQFPALREWLRSGGRLILLENATGLLADKEGFGLKNKKDDSKKSDKKNDDDNLKAFANRERESVSDESPGSIYKIKLDNSHPLAFGFPDHYFALVNNVYNYEFLKNGWNVGYLKSEKEGYVAGFTGKNVKEKLPNSLFLGVEEVGRGKIVYIANNPLFRGFWYNGKLLFSNAVFMLP, from the coding sequence ATGAGAAAACCCTTATTGTATTTAGCGGGCTTACTTTTGAGCTTACAGTCTCTGGCCCAGCTTCAATCACCTACGCAGTTCTTTGGTTTTGCGCCAGGGGAACAAATGGTCCCTACCCACCGTCTTTATCAGTATGCTACGCACGTATCGCAGCAAGTGCCTGCCAAAGTAAAATTGATGTCGTACGGACAAACATTTGAAAAACGCCCACTGATGATGGTCGTAGTGAGTTCGGAAGAAAACATTAAAAACTTAGACCAGATCCGTACCGATAACCTCAAAAGCATCGGTTTGATGAGCGGTCAACCGACCAGCAAAACGCGCCCTGCGATTGTGTGGATGAGTTACAACGTACACGGAAACGAAGTAACCAATTCAGCCGCATTTCCCAAAGTACTGCACGAACTGTTGGCGGGTGGAGCAGTAGCCGACAAGATTCTAAAAAATACCGTGGTTATTTTAGCCCCTTGCCTTAACCCCGACGGCCACGACCGCTACGTCAACTGGTACAACCAAAAAGTGGGGGTGACCGCCAATGCTAACACCTCCGCTTGGGAACACGGCGAGCCTTGGCCAGGAGGACGTTGGAACCACTACTTGTTTGACCCCAACCGCGACTGGGCGTGGCAAACCCAAGAGATTATGCAACAACTCGTGGCTGCTTTTCAACAATGGATGCCACAAGTACACGGCGATTTCCACGAAATGGGTCCCAACAGCCCCTACTATTTTGCACCATCAGCCAAGCCTTACCACGAAGACATCACACCGTGGCAACGTGAAATGCAGGATGTGGTAGGTACATACAACAAACGCTACTTTGACCGCAACAACTGGCTCTACTATACACGCGAGCGTTTCGACTTGTTTTACCCAAGTTATGGTGATACTTGGCCTACTTACAACGGTGCAATTGCGATGACCTACGAGCAAGGTGGTGGCGGCATCGCTGGATTGGCCTACGAACGCCCTGATGAAGGAGATACCCTTCGCCTTACCCACCGCGTGGCGCACGTATCGGCGGCGAGTATTGCCACCATGGAAGCCATCGCTGACCGTTCGGGCAAAGTAGTAGAAGAGTTTGTGAAATTCTACGACCGTAACCAAAATAGTCCCATTGGCATTTATAAATCGTACGTTGTAAAAACAGCAGGCGACGAAGGCCGCGTAAAAGCGTTGAAAACATTGTTGGATAAAAACCAAATCCGCTACGGATACGCCAACGACAGCCGTGCATTGACTGGCTACAACTATTTGACCCAGAAAGACGAACCTTTTAAAACTGAAGCGGGCGACTTGGTCATCAGTGCTTACCAACCCAAGTCGAATCTATTGAAGATTTTGTTCGAAATCAAGCCGATGCTTGAGGATTCAATCACTTACGATATTACGTCTTGGTGCGTACCGTTGGCGTACGGTGCCAAAACATACGGCGTAAAAGAGCGGCTCACGCCTAACCCACAAGCACCCGCCAGCAGCCCACAACCTGCCATTAGTGGAAAACCTTACGCATATATTGTATCGTGGAAATCGGCGGAAGATGCCAAGTTTTTAGCCGCCATTTCAAAACAAAAAGTACGGGTTCGGGCAGCAGAAAAAACGTTTGACATGGGCGGTAAAACCTACGCCGCAGGTACACTCATTATTACCCGTGCAGGAAACGAAGGGCTAGGTGATTCGTTCGACAAGATTGTACAAGCCGAAGCCGCTAATTTTGGGGTAGCACTCAGCGCCACTGAAAGCGGTGCGGCCTCTAAAGGCTCTGACTTTGGCTCTGACTATGTCTATAATCTCAAAACAACGCCACGGGTTGGGCTTCTAGCAGGTGAGGGTACTACAGCGACCAACGTAGGCGAAATTTGGCATTTCTTCGACCAAGAACTCAGTTACCCGCTGACACTCATCGACCCTAATAGCCGTTTTGGAGCAGGGATTCCGTTTGCAAAATTGGACGTATTGATTGTCCCATCGGGTTTTGGTTCACTTATTCGAGAAAGTCAATTCCCTGCCTTGCGCGAATGGCTCCGCAGCGGTGGTCGTTTGATTTTGTTGGAAAATGCTACTGGGCTTTTGGCCGATAAAGAAGGTTTTGGCTTGAAAAACAAAAAAGACGACAGCAAGAAGTCAGACAAAAAGAACGATGACGATAACCTGAAAGCGTTTGCCAACCGCGAGCGCGAGTCGGTGTCAGACGAATCTCCAGGAAGTATCTATAAAATCAAATTGGACAATTCGCACCCATTGGCATTTGGATTTCCTGACCACTATTTTGCCCTTGTCAACAACGTTTATAACTATGAATTCTTGAAAAATGGCTGGAACGTTGGTTATTTAAAAAGCGAAAAAGAGGGCTACGTAGCTGGTTTTACGGGTAAAAACGTGAAGGAAAAACTCCCTAACTCTCTTTTCCTTGGTGTAGAAGAAGTAGGCCGTGGTAAAATAGTTTACATCGCTAACAACCCACTTTTCCGTGGTTTTTGGTACAACGGTAAGTTGTTGTTCTCCAACGCGGTGTTTATGTTGCCGTAG
- a CDS encoding Gfo/Idh/MocA family protein, with protein MNSRRDFLRQVGGSALTLSLATTTFHEQAHALPADGKQLGVALVGLGSYADRVATAMKDCKLAKLIGGVTGTPSKIDTWSTKFGLDKANFYSYQNFEQIKDNPAIDAVYITLPNSMHHEYVIRAAKMGKHVICEKPMSVTVKEAEEMIAACKKANVKLYIGYRLHFEPYTRELIRLRKSGELGKILHVNTYDGFKIGDPKQWRLKKALAGGGAMMDVGIYCINGARYATGEEPIWVSAEETKTDPVKFKEVDETITWQMGFPSGAIASCVTTYNFNNLERLYVIGEKGYVELGPAFGYGPIKGRTNRGEMSWDTTKMHQTWQMDGLADCILNGKPDPNMTGEEGLKDMKVIEAVYKSIAAGGKKVSVV; from the coding sequence ATGAACTCTCGTCGCGATTTCCTTCGCCAAGTGGGCGGGTCTGCCCTTACGTTATCATTGGCTACTACTACTTTTCACGAACAAGCACACGCTTTACCTGCCGACGGCAAGCAACTTGGCGTGGCTTTGGTAGGATTGGGGAGCTACGCCGACCGCGTGGCTACGGCCATGAAAGATTGTAAGTTGGCAAAACTCATAGGGGGTGTCACAGGAACCCCTTCTAAAATTGATACTTGGAGCACCAAGTTTGGGCTGGACAAAGCCAATTTTTACAGTTACCAAAATTTTGAACAAATCAAAGATAACCCCGCCATCGACGCGGTGTATATAACACTTCCCAACTCTATGCACCACGAATACGTGATTCGGGCGGCCAAAATGGGGAAGCACGTGATTTGTGAAAAACCAATGTCGGTAACGGTCAAAGAGGCCGAAGAAATGATTGCCGCCTGCAAAAAAGCGAACGTCAAACTCTACATTGGGTATCGTTTACACTTTGAACCCTATACCCGTGAACTGATTCGCTTGCGGAAATCGGGCGAATTAGGGAAAATTTTACACGTAAATACCTACGATGGTTTCAAAATTGGTGATCCAAAACAATGGCGTCTCAAAAAAGCCTTAGCGGGTGGAGGAGCCATGATGGACGTGGGTATTTACTGCATCAACGGCGCGCGTTACGCCACGGGAGAAGAACCGATTTGGGTGTCGGCGGAAGAAACTAAAACCGACCCTGTTAAATTCAAGGAGGTTGACGAAACCATCACTTGGCAAATGGGCTTCCCAAGTGGGGCGATTGCGTCGTGCGTAACAACCTATAATTTCAACAACTTAGAACGGCTTTATGTGATTGGCGAAAAAGGCTACGTCGAACTTGGTCCTGCGTTTGGGTATGGCCCTATCAAAGGGCGTACTAATCGCGGCGAAATGAGCTGGGACACCACCAAAATGCACCAAACATGGCAAATGGACGGCTTAGCCGATTGTATTCTCAACGGAAAACCCGATCCTAACATGACGGGCGAAGAAGGACTAAAAGACATGAAAGTGATTGAGGCGGTTTATAAGTCTATTGCAGCTGGGGGGAAAAAGGTGTCGGTGGTTTAG
- a CDS encoding aspartate aminotransferase family protein — protein sequence MTNRHELFYNYLAQTSDFPLALDIDRAEGIYLHGTNGEKYVDMISGIGVSNVGHRHPHVLKAIHQQLDKYMHLMVYGEYIETPQVKLAEALVGTLRPHPLPVPCEEGELFNLPPLQGRVGEGLDNVYFTNSGAEAVEGAMKLAKRFTGRSEIISCFNAYHGSTQGALSLAGAEFFKRNFRPLLPDVRHIRFGVLEDLALITTRTAAIIIEVISGEAGVRVPDVAYHQALRARCTETGTLLVYDEIQTGFGRTGTFWAFEQFGVVPDILLCAKGMGGGMPIGAFISSKSIMAVFKNNPILGHITTFGGHPVSCASSLATLEVIHSEGLAESAVAKGQLIRELLQHPSIKEIRGKGLMLAVEFESFEVLKPIIDRAILRAKQGTGVITDWFLFCDNSMRIAPPLVITEAQIREACNIILEAID from the coding sequence ATGACGAATCGTCACGAGCTTTTTTATAATTACCTCGCCCAAACGTCTGATTTTCCGCTCGCACTCGACATCGACCGTGCCGAGGGAATTTATCTTCACGGAACCAACGGCGAAAAATACGTTGATATGATTTCGGGGATTGGTGTTAGCAACGTAGGCCACCGACATCCCCACGTGCTGAAAGCCATTCACCAGCAGCTCGATAAATATATGCACCTGATGGTGTACGGGGAATACATCGAAACGCCCCAAGTGAAGTTGGCTGAGGCGTTGGTTGGAACTTTAAGACCCCACCCCTTGCCCGTCCCCTGCGAGGAAGGGGAGCTATTCAATCTCCCTCCCTTACAGGGGAGGGTTGGGGAGGGGTTAGACAACGTCTATTTCACCAACTCAGGCGCGGAAGCAGTCGAAGGAGCCATGAAACTCGCCAAGCGCTTTACAGGGCGCAGCGAAATCATATCTTGTTTCAATGCCTACCACGGCAGTACGCAAGGCGCGTTGAGTTTGGCGGGGGCTGAGTTTTTCAAACGTAATTTTCGTCCCTTACTCCCCGACGTCCGTCACATTCGTTTTGGCGTATTGGAAGACCTTGCCCTAATTACTACCCGAACGGCCGCCATCATCATCGAAGTGATTTCGGGCGAAGCGGGCGTGCGAGTTCCCGACGTTGCGTACCACCAAGCCTTGCGCGCGCGTTGTACCGAAACGGGTACCTTGTTGGTCTATGATGAAATTCAGACGGGCTTTGGGCGAACGGGCACCTTCTGGGCGTTTGAGCAATTTGGGGTCGTACCCGATATTTTGTTGTGTGCCAAAGGTATGGGTGGCGGAATGCCCATTGGGGCGTTTATTTCGTCCAAAAGCATCATGGCTGTTTTTAAAAATAATCCTATTTTAGGCCATATCACTACCTTTGGTGGACATCCTGTGAGTTGTGCCTCTTCGTTGGCTACGTTAGAAGTGATTCATTCAGAAGGGCTTGCTGAAAGTGCTGTCGCTAAAGGGCAGCTTATTCGCGAGTTGTTACAGCATCCTTCCATCAAAGAAATTCGGGGGAAAGGACTGATGTTGGCGGTCGAGTTTGAGTCGTTTGAAGTACTAAAACCCATCATTGACCGCGCGATATTGCGGGCAAAACAGGGCACGGGAGTAATCACCGATTGGTTTTTGTTTTGCGATAACTCCATGCGAATTGCCCCGCCGCTTGTCATCACGGAGGCCCAAATTAGGGAAGCGTGTAATATCATTTTAGAAGCAATAGATTGA
- a CDS encoding TonB-dependent receptor, whose translation MRHILRVSLLVAMCLSVLLARAQDKVVTGKVTSAEDGVGIPGVAVAVKGTTKGTNSDAEGNYRLAVPDNATLVFSFVGFTVLEEKVNGRSEINVQLKPETRSLSEVVVTGYGSQIKRELTGNIAKIRPADIQDMPVNTFDQAIQGKAAGVQVTAGSSKLGQAIQVRVRGNSSVSASNQPLYVLDGIPVTTQNLSNNGGATNPLADINPQDIESIEVLKDASAAAIYGSRAANGVVLITTKRGKSGRTNINFGYQFGSSKPTKQVKFLNTEQYLKLYRQAAANSDRIDGIDPKAADSYTTYMEDFFQTQSLGTFGTANQADTDWGGLAYQKAPMSQYDLNISGGNDKTSFFVSGQLLDQKGILIGNALNRMSGRINLDQKVSDRFRMGINMSMARTLNNRLSGDRQFDNPIQMVALPPMTPQNDPETGLPVGTPPGDISIPVYYNPLINIGNAYYNTTVSRSISSIYGQLMIVKGLNFRSELGVDVLNQQEESYYNSKTQRNFGAPNGLGENAFTRVENYNTNNYFTYNNSFGKHTIDGTLGMSYQQSQEKFALTQGQDFPSDAYRMIASAARKTAGTSTETNFRFLSYFARANYKFNDRYLLGLSARIDGSSRFGRDSRYGFFPAVSAGWVLSEESFLQNNAVISFLKVRASYGRTGNAEIGNFPQLGLYTGDAAYAGLPGQRPSQLANPDLKWETSDQVDIGIDFGILNNRISGEIDYYNKQTSGLLLNVNVPGTTGFTTQVKNVGRLENKGVEFVLNTDNLVGAFKWKTSINLAANRNKITDLQGQIIEAGLNNMSRAVEGQPLGTFFTAEYAGVDPANGDALWYKNVTNTDGTIDRSTTNVYNQAQRVVVGNPQPKLLGGLTNTFSYKGFDLSIFFNGVFGNKLNFYGVGRFSSANARFEDNQTADQLDSWTKENPNAKFPEARLFFNNGAQPSSRFIQDGSFVRLRNVTLSYSLPKSLLNKAKINSVRLFLTGQNLLTFTKYTGWDPEVNADDIVTNIAQGYDFYTAPQAKTITGGINIGF comes from the coding sequence ATGAGACACATTTTACGTGTAAGCCTATTAGTGGCTATGTGCTTGTCGGTTCTTCTGGCAAGAGCGCAAGACAAGGTGGTGACAGGAAAAGTTACCTCGGCAGAAGATGGGGTAGGAATACCTGGCGTTGCTGTTGCCGTGAAAGGCACAACCAAAGGGACTAACTCTGACGCTGAAGGAAACTATCGGTTGGCCGTTCCTGACAATGCAACGTTGGTTTTCAGTTTCGTGGGATTCACCGTTTTGGAAGAAAAAGTAAACGGCCGCTCAGAAATCAACGTTCAGCTAAAACCTGAAACAAGAAGTTTGAGCGAAGTCGTTGTAACAGGATACGGCTCACAAATCAAGCGTGAGTTGACAGGAAACATCGCCAAAATTCGCCCTGCTGATATCCAAGACATGCCTGTTAATACCTTCGACCAAGCCATTCAAGGAAAGGCCGCTGGAGTACAGGTAACGGCAGGTTCGTCGAAGCTAGGGCAAGCGATTCAGGTACGGGTACGTGGTAACTCGTCGGTATCGGCTTCTAACCAGCCTTTGTATGTATTGGATGGAATTCCAGTAACGACCCAAAACTTGAGTAACAACGGTGGTGCTACTAACCCATTGGCGGACATCAACCCGCAAGACATTGAGTCAATTGAAGTATTGAAAGATGCCTCTGCGGCAGCCATTTATGGTTCGCGCGCGGCCAATGGCGTTGTACTTATCACCACCAAACGTGGTAAGTCGGGACGGACAAACATCAACTTCGGTTATCAATTTGGTTCAAGTAAGCCAACCAAGCAGGTGAAGTTTTTGAATACGGAACAGTATTTGAAACTATACCGCCAAGCGGCTGCTAACTCGGATCGTATCGACGGTATTGACCCTAAAGCCGCTGATTCTTACACAACTTATATGGAAGATTTCTTCCAAACACAAAGTCTAGGAACATTTGGCACTGCTAACCAAGCTGACACCGATTGGGGTGGATTGGCGTACCAAAAAGCGCCAATGAGCCAGTATGACTTAAATATCAGCGGAGGAAATGACAAGACTTCGTTCTTTGTGTCAGGGCAGTTGCTTGACCAAAAAGGGATTTTGATTGGTAACGCCCTCAACCGTATGTCGGGTCGTATCAACCTCGACCAAAAAGTATCTGATCGTTTCCGCATGGGAATCAACATGAGCATGGCCCGTACGTTGAACAATCGTTTGTCGGGCGACCGTCAGTTTGACAACCCGATTCAGATGGTAGCTTTGCCTCCAATGACGCCACAAAACGACCCAGAAACGGGTCTTCCAGTAGGAACGCCTCCAGGTGATATTTCGATTCCTGTGTATTATAATCCACTTATCAATATCGGTAATGCCTACTACAATACAACTGTTAGCCGCAGTATTAGCAGCATATATGGCCAGTTGATGATTGTAAAAGGACTGAATTTCCGTTCTGAACTAGGGGTGGACGTATTGAATCAACAAGAAGAGTCTTACTACAATAGTAAAACACAACGTAATTTCGGTGCACCAAATGGTTTAGGCGAAAATGCCTTTACCCGGGTTGAAAACTACAACACCAACAATTACTTTACGTATAACAACAGTTTCGGAAAACATACCATTGATGGTACATTGGGGATGTCGTATCAGCAATCACAAGAGAAGTTTGCCCTTACCCAAGGCCAAGATTTCCCTTCGGATGCGTATCGTATGATTGCGAGTGCGGCCCGTAAAACAGCGGGTACTTCTACCGAAACCAATTTCCGTTTCTTGTCTTATTTTGCCCGTGCCAACTACAAATTCAACGACCGTTACCTGTTAGGATTGAGCGCACGCATCGACGGATCGTCACGTTTCGGACGCGACAGCCGCTACGGATTCTTCCCTGCGGTTTCGGCGGGTTGGGTACTTTCGGAAGAAAGCTTCTTGCAAAACAATGCTGTTATTAGTTTCTTGAAAGTTCGTGCGAGTTACGGACGTACAGGTAACGCCGAAATCGGAAACTTCCCACAACTTGGACTATACACGGGCGATGCCGCTTATGCAGGTTTGCCAGGCCAACGCCCTTCGCAGTTGGCTAACCCCGATTTGAAATGGGAAACTTCAGACCAAGTTGACATTGGTATCGACTTTGGTATCCTCAATAACCGCATCAGTGGGGAAATTGACTACTACAACAAACAAACTTCAGGGCTTTTGTTGAACGTAAACGTACCAGGTACGACTGGTTTTACAACCCAAGTGAAAAACGTAGGTCGCTTGGAAAATAAAGGAGTAGAATTTGTATTAAATACCGACAACTTGGTAGGGGCATTTAAGTGGAAAACAAGCATCAATTTGGCTGCTAACCGCAACAAAATCACCGATTTGCAAGGTCAAATTATCGAAGCGGGTCTTAACAACATGAGCCGCGCCGTAGAAGGACAACCACTCGGGACATTTTTTACCGCCGAATATGCGGGCGTAGATCCTGCCAACGGAGACGCCCTTTGGTATAAAAATGTGACAAATACCGATGGTACAATCGACCGCAGTACAACAAACGTCTATAACCAAGCACAACGCGTTGTCGTAGGAAACCCACAACCTAAACTCCTTGGTGGTTTGACAAACACGTTTAGCTACAAAGGATTTGACTTGAGTATCTTCTTCAATGGTGTGTTTGGTAACAAACTCAATTTCTACGGTGTAGGACGTTTCTCTTCAGCCAATGCTCGTTTTGAAGATAACCAAACGGCAGACCAGCTGGATTCTTGGACCAAAGAAAATCCAAACGCAAAATTCCCAGAAGCACGTTTGTTCTTCAACAACGGTGCGCAACCATCAAGCCGTTTTATCCAGGATGGTTCGTTTGTTCGTTTGCGTAACGTGACACTTTCATACAGTTTGCCAAAATCATTGTTGAACAAAGCCAAAATCAACAGTGTACGTTTGTTCTTGACGGGTCAGAACTTGTTGACCTTCACGAAATACACAGGTTGGGATCCAGAAGTAAATGCCGACGACATCGTAACCAACATTGCGCAAGGCTATGACTTCTACACAGCACCTCAAGCGAAAACCATTACGGGAGGTATCAACATTGGTTTTTAA